Below is a genomic region from Prunus persica cultivar Lovell chromosome G3, Prunus_persica_NCBIv2, whole genome shotgun sequence.
AACATCCATGCAACCCAAATTTATGTAAACATGAGAAATCAACTTCGTCTTTTAAATACTTTATTGTTAAAGATATAATCGTCATATAGGATATAAGCTTTATCTTCGGACAAATGTTCGgaagtttcttaattttgttgagttttgattttgatcacAGAAGGTGATCAAGACAAGAAGGCGAACAGATCGTATGTACAATTTGAATGCAAACAAAGACTACGTAAACATACTTATGGAATGGTTAGGGAAAAATACCAGggcaaatcaaaatatatatgtctCCAGCTGAAAGGGATGGATgcaacatttatttatttatttatttttgtcttgGCTCCATTCTCCAGAAGCTATATACACAACTTTGTGGTGGAGGTGCATCCTAATCCAGTCTCTGGCATGGCAACTTCCTATTGGCTGCAGGAATTTCCCCCAGAGGCTGTCTGAGTCAGCATCCAACTGAGTTGTACACGTGTTCACTGCAGAATTGCAGACTCTCAATTTAGCTGCTCTCTTTTTGTTTACTATTTTTAATCTTTATGTCGACCATCAGTTTAGTGACTTATTGACTTAGTGTGAACTAAGTGTAAACTTGTGAAGTAGTTGAATTTAGCAAATCCCAGACTTTCAATTTAGCCACCACACATATGATATGCTGGTCTTGCTTCCTTTTTGGAAAGTTTTTTGCACAGCGGAGTAACTGAATTCATCACATATTCCAGTATTGAGAAAAGAAGTATGAGTGGACTAATAACTACTTTAGTAATTTCTTACAAGCTAGTTGGTCGTTTATTTCGTGATCGAGAAATTATAATAGAATTACCTTACTTTAAACTTGCTTTTGGTAGCTTTCATGGGTGGATTCATCTCTACCTTGTGATTGATGATAGGTAGGTACTATTGGTTATATGACAGCTACAGTTACTTATAACCATCCAAACAAAGCAAATTGGCATTGTAGATGCATGTCTTTATCATTATTAGTTAATCACATGTCAAATAATCAAAAGAACATGTATAAAAAGATTAAGATTTATGAGCATTGggataagagagagagaaaaaaatgttGTAGTTAGTAGGTGAGTAGTAAATTGGAATTGTCAATCCAAACAAATCAGGACTAATAATTcatggttaaatgatggataTGAGATGTCATACGAGAATAAACACACCTTCAATCATAAatgcaaaattaaaaacattaaataCGATTtactataattataaaaaaaaagtttaaaactcTCTCTCGACTTCCaacaccaaaaaattcaaattcaaatttgaaaaatggtAAGATATAGAGTAAGGtcatgtttattattttaattccaTTTTTACCTCCAATCTTATGAGTAGTTTTTTCATGATTAATCATATTTCGGTTCTCGCTCATACTTCAATCTCGTGATTCTTTTATAGATAATCTTCGATTACCTAAATTTGTTCTATTTATCGATAattatatgtcttggagagaGCTTATTCTTGTACGGCCCGCCCAATGTTAACATTCAGATCGATTCTCATCCCTGGCCCTGAAAAGGTGGACACCGCCCGCCTTGCCCATATACAATGAATTGGAACCACAATTGAACAAGAGGGCAGGGTAAGTTTTCTCTCTGCTCCTTCTCTATTGTGCCACGTGTTCATGGTGGAGTGAAATGTGAAGAGGTTTCAAAGGGGGGTGTCTTTTGGTGTTACATTATCCAGTCAGCAAACACAAAACCTAAAACCTACGGGCATTATTTCCTTAGCATGAATAATGATATGGGTAGGAAGGAGGGAAGGAGGGAAGGAGGGAAGGAAGGGGTCTTGTCTTGGTAGTAGTTATGTTCGATCCATCAGTAGCAAAGGCAAAACCCATAAAGCTTTCTCCACCATGTCTTCTATTATTTTTGCCACGTGTATCCCCGAATCTTAGCTACTCATGGTGGGTCCAGATGGGCCTAAGGCCTATCAGCATGCCCTTGGGCCCCACAGGAACCTCTGACTCAGTACGGGGGCCCCACACCCCACAATTCATAGCCAACCACAAGATAACGTAACAACTTTTCTCCGCCACTTGTTGTTGGCCACGCGTCGCTTCCTGGATTCTTTCCCGCCCCACTGGGCATTTGGCTCTCTGCCTACAGTTAGACCCCCCCAACTAACCTCTCCTTCCACACTCCTCAACTCAATTATTACTCAAAAACTTAAAAGAGTctgagaaacagagagagatgTTGAAGGAAGAGAGCAATGGCGCTGCTGCCACCAAAAACTGGGCACGTGTTTGCGACACGTGCCGGTCCGCAGCTTGCACGGTGTATTGCCGTGCAGACTCTGCGTACCTGTGCTCTGGCTGCGACGCCACTATCCATGCTGCAAACCGCGTGGCGTCGCGCCACGAGCGCGTGTGGGTCTGCGAGGCGTGTGAGCAGGCCCCGGCGGCTTTCTTATGCAAAGCTGATGCGGCCTCGCTCTGCACTGCCTGTGACGCAGACATCCACTCTGCCAATCCGTTGGCGAGGCGCCACCAACGTGTCCCAATTCTGCCCATCTCCGGTTGCCTGTACGGACCACAGGCAACTGACCCGGGCGAGATAGTGGTGGGGGCCGCTGCAGCGGAGACAGAAGATGGGCTCTTGAGCCAGGAAGGAGATGAAACCATTGATGAGGAAGATGAGGATGAGGCAGCATCATGGTTGTTGCTCAATCCTATGaaaaacaataacaacaactgtaacaataacaataatcAGAGTAATGGGTTCTTCTTTGGAGTGGAGGTTGATGAGTACTTGGATCTTGTGGAGTACAACTCATCATGTGGTGATCAGAACCAGTTCACTGATCATCATCAGAGTAACCAGCAGcaagagcagcagcagcaacattATGGTGTGCCTGTGCCACACAAGAACTATGGAGGTGATAGTGTTGTGCCAGTTCAGATGCAGAAACAAAGCTTTCATCAGTTGGGTTTGGAGTATGAGTCTTCAAAGGCTGCCTACAGTTACAATGGTTCTCTTAGTAACACTGTAAGCTTCTCTCTCCACTCTACCGTCCATACAAATGGTTCTGTTTCTTTGCTTAATGCTAGctcaatattttgttcaaatcaaaaccctcCTAGTAAAAATTACTACCTGTACTAATTTACTAGCTTTTAATACTATAATTTAGTTCTAGCTGTTGAAAATCCTGGCGGGTTATTATCCAGTGAATCAAGTTCTTATGCTGCTACAGTAttgctttctttttatcttgGGAAGCATGATTTGGGTTCCAAATCTCATCCAAGTCTCATTTCTGTTCTCCACTATCACCCTTTTTTTTAGTGGTTGTCTCTGTTTAACAGCTTTAAAGCTAAGTTTCCTTTCAGTGCTGCAACAACTTCTGAGCTAGATAGGTTCTCATGTAATTCTATCTACAAGTACAAATATTCTTGGAGTATCTTCagctaaatatatttttatctgcacttttttgagcttttttgtccccttttctttgcttttcttcataaagaaaagaagccaACAACGTCAGTGTTTCATTCCCTTTGTTTTCCTTCCCCTTTTTACAAGTCAAAAGTGTTACACCATAAGGTCAtattttgttgagaaatttgaCTTCTGAAGTTTACTCTTCTTGAGTAAATACAAGGGAATTTGAGATCAGATGATTTTAATTCTTCATTTCTATTGTTTATGTGGCTTAAGGATTTATGGTCATTTGGCTGTGATCAACTCAAGTAGCTCAAAATCCAAATATAATGAACAATCTCGCATACATAAATCTTTGTTCGAAAAATTCCTGTATCAAtctaaatgatgaaaatgatAACTTATGGTCCTGGTTCATGAGATAGATTTCATTTCCACATATGTTGAGGTCCATTTTCTTTGATCATGTCACACAGGTCTCTGTTTCGTCCATGGATGTTGGTGTTGTGCCAGACTCAACAATGAGTGATATCTCAATCTCACACCCAAGAACTCCTAAAGGGACAATTGACCTTTTCAGTGGACCTCCCATTCAGATGCCATCCCAACTAAGTCCATTAGACAGGGAGGCCAGGGTCCTAAGAtacagagagaagaagaagacaaggaAGTTTGAGAAAACAATTAGGTATGCCTCAAGGAAGGCCTATGCAGAGACCAGACCCCGGATCAAGGGCCGGTTTGCAAAGAGAACAGAAATGGAAGTTGAAGTGGACCAGATGTTCTCCACAACACTGATGGCAGAAAATGGATATGGCATTGTTCCATCATTCTAATTACAGCAGAAGAAAAGAGGACCCTCTTCGGATAACAATTGTACTGGTTTTTAGTTATTATTAAATATCTGCTACTGATACTTACTGTATCTTTCCCACTTATATATAATTGGTTTAAGGTAATGACATGTATGGCTCTTCTTGCCATTGCTATGCTGTAAATGCATTTGCATCCTTTTAACTTATAATATTTGACTTTCTCATAAACTACAACTTCACTGTTTGGAGTAGAAGGTGTTTCCTATTTTAAAGTTAGCAAAGACCAGGCAGGAGATGGCATGTGTAAAAATATATAGTGAATCTTTTCTGCTTAGAAGTTTCAAGTGATTTAGTACATGTCTTTCTGGAGAGGGActggtttgttttgttaaagcaCAAGGAGCATTCCTGCTTTTGTTTGGGCCCTTGCTCTTTTCACATGGAATATCTCATTTCCGTAGCGCCAAGAACTTTTCTGGAGGCATTATACTGCAGCCAACTTATTCTGCCAAAATGTTCACTGCTGCATACCTCGATGATTGATCTGTTAATTGGAACTTTGCTACAAAATAAAGACATGGTATCCAAGAAGCACATATATTTTCCATCCATACGAAATTCGGAAGCAGATATAAGTGAGGTGCAGATAGAGGGAGTGAATTCCATTTTAAAATCCACAAATGACATTCCTCTGCAAAAACATAGGACATTCTAGTGGCAGAATGAACTAGCCATTTTTACGAATTAAGTTGTTATTCCATCGCTAGCATAATCCAGGTATGTTCCTTATTGGGAATATGATGAAGATCCAGTCTGCTTTCTTTGCTAGTGGCATAGTAACTGTGCCATCTACAAGTTAAAATGCTTACTTTGTCTGAGAAAGCAAAGCTCATATTTCATCAGTAAGTGCTGCTCCTCATCAATATGGACAAGACTTTGTTTCCATCAACCTTCCTCGGTAGTCTCAAAATTATAACTTTTCTACAC
It encodes:
- the LOC18784418 gene encoding zinc finger protein CONSTANS-LIKE 2, with protein sequence MLKEESNGAAATKNWARVCDTCRSAACTVYCRADSAYLCSGCDATIHAANRVASRHERVWVCEACEQAPAAFLCKADAASLCTACDADIHSANPLARRHQRVPILPISGCLYGPQATDPGEIVVGAAAAETEDGLLSQEGDETIDEEDEDEAASWLLLNPMKNNNNNCNNNNNQSNGFFFGVEVDEYLDLVEYNSSCGDQNQFTDHHQSNQQQEQQQQHYGVPVPHKNYGGDSVVPVQMQKQSFHQLGLEYESSKAAYSYNGSLSNTVSVSSMDVGVVPDSTMSDISISHPRTPKGTIDLFSGPPIQMPSQLSPLDREARVLRYREKKKTRKFEKTIRYASRKAYAETRPRIKGRFAKRTEMEVEVDQMFSTTLMAENGYGIVPSF